In the genome of Panulirus ornatus isolate Po-2019 chromosome 43, ASM3632096v1, whole genome shotgun sequence, the window ATAGAGAACAAAAGATGATTTGAACTTCTCATATtgtttaataaatatataatcttaTCACTCGAATAAATATCACTATATAACAGAAGAGATAAGTTTGGCAAATACAGAAAGTTGATTGAAAAGGACGAACGAGACTTGAGAGTCGAGGCTGGAGGGCAGCAGGCAGTGTGGCTGATGTTGGCAGGATCATTTAAGGTGCAGAGTATAGAGAGGACGGGGTGGTGACGCCGTACGAACCACCGCCTCCGCCAATGCCGATGCCGATGCCGATGCCATCGTCAAAATCAGCACCAATGCCTCCTCCAATGCCGATGCCAGCTCCAACGCCAAGGCCACCACTGCCGATAATCTGACCGCCACCTTGAGCGGCGGCGCTGAGGGCATCCTGGAGTTTCTCACCCGTGGGAAGAGTTGGGTTCTCGCCATCTCTGTAGGAGACGAAGAACACTTCTGGAGTCTCTTGTTCTCCTTCTGGCACGtggatgacctcctgatccactTGTGGTCGCCTGTGGAGGAAGTAGACGGTGTTGGCCTGCTGGGGTGGTGGCACGACAATGGGTTTATGGTCCACGACAGCTTCGGGGGCGTGAACGAATATAACATTATGTTTCACTTCTGGCAGAGGAACGTGCGGTGGTGGACCCACGATCGGCGCCGTTGGAGGGGCATTGTACACGAAGAAGTTTCGGGTGACGTGAGGTGAGACGCAGCTGCCGTCCACGTGAAGGACCTGGCCTGGACCGCAACTTCCCCTAGAGAAACCAGAGGCACCCGTGGCGAACCCTGGTCCACCAGAGACAAAGCCAGAACCCCCAGCGGCAAACCCGGAGCTGCCCGCGAGTACTCCAGGGCCGCCGGAGACTAATCCAGATCCACCTAAGGTAAGTCTTGGACCTGAGGGTGTTGGAAGGCTGTAGGTCTGGAGCGTGTCAGCCGCCACGGCCGCGATCAAGGAGACGAGAATCTGAAACACAAGAAGTCACTAAGTTACATTTAGAAAGTATAGACATGACAAAATATGGGCTGCCACGGAAGACAAGAGGAACTGATAAAGTTTAGCAACATAAATGTTGTTGGGTTATCATATGAAGAGCTGCTTTATCCTTGGGTGAAGCACAGCTGCATTCGCTCTCGATCCATTTCACTGTTCGGCAAGTTGTTGTGTCCAGATCCTTCAGACAGAGTTATTGAGAACAGAAACTTTGACTTCGGGCTCTTGTCTCAGTGACGCTCTTGGTGCACGAGTGTGTGAGGAACGCTGATGTTGAGGAACAAAGAACTGACGTTGGCAGTTTCCTGATACTACGGCCTTTAACACCATACATCATTTAGGCATTTCTAGTGCTGCTACAACAACCTGTACCACTCATCCACTGCCATCCTTCACCGAAACACATAAACCTTTCAACCATGACTCGTGTTACCGTAACACAAGGAAGATATCACCCATGTTTTGtgttcccacaccatcactagCCTTTCTCATTATACAGGTATTCCCACAACATCACGAGATGAAAGCCATTGATTCATTTCCTGTAGCGCGACATGTACTAAACAGAACATTCACATCACACAGGACCGTGCAGAATGTTGCCAGTATAGGAGGGATGAGGCCTGTTGTAATGGTGTCGTCATAGTGGTTTTCTCTGAGAATATTTGGCTCCCTGGCAGTATATAAAGTTCTTATCGTTCTTCCCCGAACGACAGGATGGGTCAACAAAGTGGGACCGGCCCGTGCCAAACACTGCATCACTCAAGAGTTGTGCTCGCACACCAGCATCACACTCTACAGCCGAGTTGGTCACTGTCGAGGGCTGGCTAATATTGTGGATAAGTTCAGCACTACACTAATACAGATGAGACACACAAGAGAGGTGTTTGCAGGACTCACCAGGAGCTTCATGGTGGAGTGTGATATGGAAGTGAAGCCGGGAGTCCTTATATATAGTGCCGCTCTCCCTGGGTCCAGCTAACCTTGGAACCAGTTTTCCATAGCACCGACCCAGTTCTCGTCCCCGTACTCCACCTTTCTAGCTGCCTTATTTGCTTTTACGCGGGGTCACAGGTCCGTGTACCTTCACGAACCTTCGTCTCTGGAAATCGACGTTTTTGTGCATTGAAGTGAAATAGTGAATGCAAGGGGAAACTCTGGTATTATTCAATAGATCGTATGACAGAAACGAGAGATATCGTGATGGAGCCGTAATAGATGTATATTTACCTTCATTATGTACGGTTAGGTAATTCCAGATACTATaccaatcgcacacacacacacacacacacacacacacacacacacacacacacacacacacacacacacacacgcacacgtataaAAGCTCGCGCGCTCATGCCGGTCATTAGATTGTGACCCCTTGCTAACGGCGGATGCGATCTGGTTGTGGTGGAACGCCTCTGGTATCGTGGGCTCACAGACGGTCCTAAGAGGATAAGCTAATGGTCAGTATTGAGACTTTTGGCTGACGATCCATTGTGAGAAATTAAGCTAGCAGACAGTTCGTAGAACTTGCGTTATAGGGGACGACGGTTCTGAGAACCTCAGCTGAAGAATGATTTATGAGGCCATGAGCTCTCAGACGATGACAGGAACTTGCGTTCAAAAAAGGGCAGTTCTTCGAGCTTCATCTGACTAAAACGTTCTGAGAGCTGTGAGCTAACGTTAGGGCAGCCCTGACACCTCGAACTAGCAAACTATTCATAAGAACTAATGCTCACGGACGATTGTGAGAACCTGAGCTGCTGGACAATTCCTGATATTTTAAGCTAACTAACAGTAGCTCCTGAAAGCTTATGCTTAGAGATACGTTAAGCTAACTAACAGTAGCTCCTGAAAGCTTATGCTTAGAGATACGTTAAGCTAACTAACACTAACTCCTGAAAGCTTATGCTTAGAAATAATTTTGAGACCCTGAGAGATCTTGGGATAATGTTTAGTTTTTGAGTGGCATTTTCTGAGAACTTTTGCTAATGGACGGATCTAAGAACTTGTGGTTTGTGGACAGGTTTGAAAAACCTATGAACAAATGGAGGACTTTTAGAAACCCGAGCTGAAGAGAATATGAGAACTTGATCTTATGGAGAGTTACTAAGAGAACTTGAGGTAGCGGAGAGTCCCTGAGAACGCGAACTTAAGAGAACTCTAAGAACTTGGTCCTTCGGATAGTTCCGAAGAACTTGGGCATTTGCAAAGTTCCTGAAATCGTGATGTAGACAGTTTTATTAGAGGAGGACCAGAGAGTGCGGACAGTTTGTGAGAAATTGAGCTTACTGGTAGAGTCTGAGAACTTGAGTTCAAGGACAGTTTCTGAAAATCTGAACTTACCAAAAGCTTTTGAGGACCTGAGGAAACATACAGTGATTTTCCCCTCAGAACTTGAGTTTGCGAACAGGGTTCTTAAAGCTTGAACTTATAGACAGTTACTTATAACTTAAGCTAATCGTCCGTTCCAGAAGAACTTGAACCTATGGATAATTTATGAGAACCAGGGTTTATATGGACTGCTCACGAGAACTTACGTTTTACGAGGAGGTTTTGAACTCTTAAGCTAAAAGACGATTCCTAAGAAAgaccttaaacccccccccccccccccccccccccccacggacaTTACCCAGGAACTTGAACTTACGTCCGTGTCCTGTGAACGTGGATCAATGGACAGTTCTAAGAACCCGAACTTGCGAACTGAACTGAGAACTTGTTCTTACGAACTATTGGTGAGAATCTAAAGTGACAGATACTTCCCTAAGACTCGATCTTTCTCATTATTACTAAGAATGTGAGGTAATGAACAGTCACTAAGAACATGAGGTAATGAACAGTTACTAAGAACATGATGTAATGAACAGTTACTAAGAACATGAGGTAATGAACAGTTACTAAGAACATGAGGTAATGAACAGTTACTAAGAACATGAGGTAATGAGCAGTTACTAAGAACATGAGGTAATGAACAGTTACTAAGAACATGAGGTAAGGAATAGCTACTAAGAACATGAGGTAATGAGCAGTTACTAAGAACATGAGGTAATGAACAGTTACGAAGAACATGAGGTAATGAACATCTACTACGGGTTTCAGCTTACGTAACGCTGATGAGAACTTAAAGTTCACGGACAGTTTTGCAGAGAACTTGATTCAAACGGATGGTTTCTGATCCCTTGATACCACGGACGGTTTCGGTGCAAGAGTGTGTTCTGATGTGCACCATATCCCTGTCCATCGAGGGTGCGACACATTGACTCGTCGTAGTTTGCATAGGAGAATGCCACGTCCAGGCCATGACTTCATCATTGgctaaggcatgtgtgtgtgtgtgcgtgtgtgtgtgtgtgtgtgtgtgtgtgtaacgtggaGGCTACATAAAGGCTTTCAATggtcaggatgatgatgatcatcatcttgATAACCGTAGCTTTGGTCTTTGTCAGGGTCAAAATACCCGTCCAGTTCACGAACGCTCCCAGGCCTGTCATAACTCTCTTACAGACACCTTTAAGAAACTTGGGGAAAATGATAATCTTAGATATGACACGATGGTGAGGTGCTGCTTGCGACAGATTACGCCACAGTGGATCTAGACTTTGATGTCAAGTTCAGCTATATGCCAATACCTGCTAGAGGGCTTTGCATCCTTCCTCTAGCTTCCACCGCAGAAGACAGGTTCAAAAAGGGGTTCTGGGTCTCTGTCAATGGAGTACGTACCTAAAGGTCTCGGGTTGCGCACCAAGGTTGGGGGGACACTGGGGTACCTCAGGACGCTGAACTCTGAGAGTAAAATAGACTCTGGGGGAAACCATACTCTGGGGGTAATATAGTTAGAGAGACCACATTTAAAAGTATCCAGACGGGTTGTACTATATTGTGACACGCCATACATCAGGTCACCATATTACTTTAGGACACCATAAGTTTAGGACACTGCGCTTTAAAACCCGTTCTTTAAGACACGGGGGTTTATGGACACCGTGCTCGAGGCCTTTAATACATTTGGGACACCTTGCTTTAGGACACTGTACGTTAGGATAACGTCCTGAGGGACACCATACGTTAGATCATCCATACCTTAGAACATTGTTCTTTATGTATCGTACGAcaaaacgtattccctgcgtgtcgtacaaggcgactggaaggggttggagtggggaggggttggaaatcctcctctcctgttttacttctccaaaagaaggaacagagaagggagccaaatgaggattttctcttttaaggcccagtcctctgttcttgatgttacctagctaactcgggaaatggcgaatatgtatataaaatggtatatatatatatatatatatatatatatatatatatatatatatatatatatatatatatatatagatagatagatagatagatatatagatatatatatgatgatcacattaGTCCGTGATTgaattatgaaggtgaaatcgtactCCAGCAGTTCATATACTTtttgtttaacatgtaatttttctagaCATGTGGTATATGACTTGTTTCGTGGAGACACTCCACTTCATCTGGTGCCAGTACCTgacaaagttatatatatatatatatatatatatataggtaaccaCAATGGCACTGTGGCTATAAGATCCAATACATccagagaaaatataaaaaggaGGAGACAGTAAGCTTTCGTATATTTCCCATGACATCATCGGGGCAACTGGTTGCACGCTGAGGAGGTCGAGTTACATGTAGCTGCTGGAAGAGAGGAGGGCGTTACGACACCTGGGGCATGTGACCTGAGCCCAGCCctcagtggtggtgagagagagagagagagagagagagagagagagagagagagagagagagagagagagagaaggttacaCGTGATCCCCGACTAACCTTAACACATTCTTACACTCATCCGAAGAAAGCTTTGCTTTGACTTGTGGCAGCTGAGTTATACATTCCCATAAGATGCTAATATCATCTTACGTTTCTGATAATACAAGATTCAGTTATCATCAgttatcagtctttttttttgttgtttgtacAGGATGTGAGTAGATAAAATTTCTGGGACACACTCCAGGCTTTTGGGTGTTGATTCAGCTTTCACAATTGAGCAAGCAAGCCATTTCATCCACATCCTGTGCGAGTATCAGACTTAGATGGACTAAGTCAACAGTTCACACACGCAGTTCAGTCAGCGAATCCAGTCCTCACATCCTCTAGTCACTGTAAATGGATTGCACAATCACTCGTACTGATCAGATAATAATCCATTCCGGTCTCCACAAGCGACGCACCCATGACATTCCCTCACACACCGAGAACattaacacaaaagcaacacacgaAACTAAATGCCCCTCAGAACGCTGTCATCAGATTTAGACAAGAAACAAAGACACTTTTAGTAGACTTCATGATCAATCATCCGCTCCATTCTAAATTACGCCTCACCCACTTCGTCTGCCACCCTCTCAAAAGGCAGATGTAATAAAGTGGCAAACAGACCACAGATGCTCAAAACCTGTACAATGAAACTAAGATTCCCCTCACTACATTCCCGCCTCAGCATGCTCGGCGCTCAATTATTGCGACAGCAATACGCCCCTTCCCTCCAAACCATCCATTAACTAACCACCAGtccttaacaatatatatatattgttaggcaCAATGGATTcgtgccggggttaccggcacgaATCAAATCAGTCAGCGAGATGCGTGAATCAGCGTGTTTTAAAAGCTTATCGCAGTTTGGGAGTTAGGAGGCTActtggctgccacacagatggaccAGGGTTCGATTGTCATGTATAGCGgtggagttttgtggggcctggatgtggaaagggagctgtggtttcggtgcattatacatgacagctagagactgggtgtgaacgaatgtggcctttgttgtcttttcctatcgctgcctcgcgcgtgtgcggggggataggggtgtcatttcatgtgtggtggggtggcgacgggaatgaataaagtcagcaagtatgaattatgtacatgtgtatatatgtatatgtctgtgtatgtatatagatgaatacgttgaaatttataggtatgcatatgtgcgtttgtggacgtatatgtatatacatgtgtatgtgggtggtttgggtcaTACAttccctgtttccttgcgctacctcgcaaacgcgggagacagcgacaaggtagaACAGAaattgaaaattatatatatgtatatattatccctgtggatagggtagaaaggaaacttcccacgtattccctgcgtgtcgtaaaaggcgactaaaaggggagggagcagggggctggaaatcctcccctccagttttacttttccaaaagaaggagcagagaaaggggccaagtgaggatttcccttcttaggctcagtcttctgttcttaacgctacctcgctaacgcgggaaatggcgaatatgtatgaaagaaaatatgtatgttgGTATATGTATAATCATAAGTGTTTTTCAACATGACGTGCAGCTGTTAGCAGTGTGGCTCAGACCTCATCATCAGCACATATTTTGTTCATCACTACAGGCGATCGTGAGGACCTTCCGCTGATGAACTGCATTCTGATACCCTAGAAGTTCATAGGGGGAAGGAATCGTGTAAAGCTTGGTCAGGGATCCTTTACCTTTGGCCCAATGCTGTTCCTATGGAATGAACGATGCTTTTCTGTGCAGAGGAAGAGAAAGGACAACTGATGAGACAAGTAAgatacttttttctcttttattcctTTTAGTGTTCGGAACAAAGGATGATCTAACCTTCTCAGGTTGTTCATTAGATATATATGACTTTATTACTCGAATAAATATGACAGTGGACCTGAagtgggagggtgaaggaggaggaggaggaggaggaggaggaggtggaagggagtcAAAGGAGAAGTGGAACCGCGCGTGGCGCAGCAGACCCTCAGTGCAACTGATTCCAGCAGGATCATTCTAGGGTGCCCCGTAGagagtggatggggtggtgacacCGTATACACCACTGCCTCCGAAGCCGCCGACGCCACCGACGCCGCCGAA includes:
- the LOC139762446 gene encoding uncharacterized protein, producing MKLLILVSLIAAVAADTLQTYSLPTPSGPRLTLGGSGLVSGGPGVLAGSSGFAAGGSGFVSGGPGFATGASGFSRGSCGPGQVLHVDGSCVSPHVTRNFFVYNAPPTAPIVGPPPHVPLPEVKHNVIFVHAPEAVVDHKPIVVPPPQQANTVYFLHRRPQVDQEVIHVPEGEQETPEVFFVSYRDGENPTLPTGEKLQDALSAAAQGGGQIIGSGGLGVGAGIGIGGGIGADFDDGIGIGIGIGGGGGSYGVTTPSSLYSAP